In the Gossypium raimondii isolate GPD5lz chromosome 9, ASM2569854v1, whole genome shotgun sequence genome, one interval contains:
- the LOC105798370 gene encoding glucuronokinase 1, producing the protein MDQNMNSTKEGLISGSGAIQRKAYARVGLLGNPSDVYFGKTISFSLANFWASVTLEPSPHLIINPHPIHDLVQFDSLDHLVNRLQSEGYYGGVRLLMSICKLFHKHCKDNNINLSPGNFTLSYDTNIPRQAGLSGSSAIVCAALSCLLDFYKVRHLIKVEVRPNLILSAEKELGIVAGLQDRVAQVYGGLVHMDFSKENMDKLGHGIYTPMDISLLPPLHLIYAENPSDSGKVHSTIRQRWLNGDELVISSMKEVADIAAEGKSAILKKNYQKLAELMNRNFDLRRCMFGDECLGALNIEMVEVARRVGAASKFTGSGGAVVAFCPEGPPQVKRLEDECRKAGFSIQAIQVVPSCLNDVDLKTLSK; encoded by the exons ATGGATCAAAATATGAACTCAACCAAGGAAGGTCTTATCTCAGGGTCAGGGGCGATTCAACGCAAAGCTTACGCTCGTGTTGGATTGCTTGGCAACCCAAGCGATGTTTACTTCGGCAAAACCATCTCTTTTAGCCTTGCCAATTTCTGGGCTTCCGTTACTTTGGAGCCTTCTCCTCATCTCATCATCAACCCTCACCCCATTCATGATCTTGTTCAGTTTGATTCCCTTGATCACCTc GTTAATCGGTTGCAAAGCGAAGGTTATTATGGAGGCGTGCGACTGCTTATGTCAATTTGTAAACTCTTTCATAAGCATTGCAAGGATAATAACATAAATCTCTCACCAGGGAACTTCACCCTCTCGTATGATACTAATATCCCTCGCCAG GCCGGACTTTCAGGGTCCAGCGCTATTGTATGTGCTGCCCTTAGCTGCCTGCTTGATTTTTACAAGGTCCGACATTTGATTAAAGTAGAAGTCAGACCCAACCTCATCCTCAGCGCAGAGAAGGAGCTCGGAATTGTTGCCGGCCTTCAGGATAGAGTGGCACAAGTCTATGGTGGTCTGGTCCATATG GACTTCAGCAAGGAAAACATGGATAAGTTGGGACATGGCATCTATACACCCATGGATATTAGTCTTCTACCACCTCTCCATCTCATTTACGCTGAGAATCCAAGTGATTCAGGAAAG gTACATAGCACCATCCGACAAAGATGGCTCAATGGTGATGAGCTTGTTATATCTTCAATGAAAGAAGTTGCAGATATAGCAGCAGAAGGTAAGAGTGCAATACTCAAAAAGAATTACCAAAAGCTCGCGGAACTCATGAATCGTAACTTCGACCTCCGAAG ATGCATGTTCGGGGATGAATGTTTGGGTGCTTTAAACATAGAAATGGTGGAGGTAGCTCGGAGGGTGGGTGCCGCTTCGAAATTCACTGGCAGTGGAGGAGCTGTAGTTGCATTCTGCCCCGAGGGACCACCGCAAGTGAAACGACTTGAAGATGAATGTAGAAAAGCTGGATTTAGTATTCAAGCAATACAAGTAGTTCCTTCATGTCTAAATGATGTGGATCTTAAGACATTGTCTAAGTAG